DNA sequence from the Cyprinus carpio isolate SPL01 chromosome B13, ASM1834038v1, whole genome shotgun sequence genome:
TGGCCAGTCATGCAGCTGTGATCCCTGAGAATGGAGTGAATTGTATTTCAACATTCCTTGAAATCTGTTACTCTTTATTCCCTTTTCATTTACAGAATCCTTTCACAGTGACAGGGGCTTGAAACCATATATAGTCCCCCAgatctgttttacttttttgtaccTCCAAATCACTGGCTATAGAGATGACTTGCCTTTTCACTTTTGTGGGAACTTTAAAATCCACTTTGGGCTTAAACCCGGTCACGCCACAATCCCGGTGACCCAGAGCCATGACCGTGGTAGTCATGAGGCGCACGGACTTGGCATCCGACAACAGGTCAGCCACAAACAATGTGCGGAAAAGCTGTCTTAGACAGGATGAAGTCCTTAAGCAGTTTTCCCCGGCTCCCACAGCCACCGCTTCCATGTTTACCTCATACAGCTCGGTGGGAAGAATGGTAGACCCACCCAGCATGAAGAGCACACGAGGAACTTGGCTAAGAGAGAACAATGCCTCAAGGTTGGCAAGCACTTCATCTAGATCCTGCAATGTCCGCTGGCATCGACGCCAGTCCAAGCCCTGAGATGTCTTTGCAGACCGCTGGTTTACCATGTCCTCTGTCTGTGAGAAAGAAAGCACAATTCAGTCAAACTTTATTAGAATTCTGAATTAAGGTATATCTACACATCAGGTCTTCTGTAATACCTGAGTGGCATTATGCTGCTGTTTCTGGAGGAAGACCATTTGGTCATATGTCATAGGCATCTGCTGCCGCTGGTAAAGGACACACTTCAGAAGCTCACAAACAAATCTACAGCAGCCATCCTGGGTGATACGGCCGGGAAAGACAACATTCACTCGTCCTTCTTTTCTTGCTCTCCTGAATATTTCCTCATCATCGATGTGGTTTGCAGACAATCCGCTAGATTCACAATCCCTCTGACTGCCAGAAGAATTGGCCAAAGGATCAATCTGCTGGCAACCTTTATATACGACATTCACATGacagtatgaaaataaaataggcaGAATCCAAATTTTCCTGAGGCACAGACTAAATTAGACAAATCAATCTAAgaattatttactgttttataaaagagttatttagagttttttttttttttttttttttgctttgggcatacaaactataaaaaaaaacacactacaatCATCAGTTTCAACCAGATGAAATGAACCCTGACCAAAAGTTATA
Encoded proteins:
- the LOC109080137 gene encoding MAD2L1-binding protein-like; amino-acid sequence: MEEESRRGEFDSANMTVIKHSNTNETSNSSYSNTVIHTDQSTSQEEESKVSSDGENEWNILCPVDDPESSTKVGNVCLLDINGEVERDGDPLNQSEDKENKNILTHRRTEQRGDGQDVGCQQIDPLANSSGSQRDCESSGLSANHIDDEEIFRRARKEGRVNVVFPGRITQDGCCRFVCELLKCVLYQRQQMPMTYDQMVFLQKQQHNATQTEDMVNQRSAKTSQGLDWRRCQRTLQDLDEVLANLEALFSLSQVPRVLFMLGGSTILPTELYEVNMEAVAVGAGENCLRTSSCLRQLFRTLFVADLLSDAKSVRLMTTTVMALGHRDCGVTGFKPKVDFKVPTKVKRQVISIASDLEVQKSKTDLGDYIWFQAPVTVKGFCK